In one window of Pseudobdellovibrionaceae bacterium DNA:
- a CDS encoding metal ABC transporter ATP-binding protein gives MNQASQVISVEDVWFSYRRSDWVLENVSLSVQAGEFIGVVGPSGSGKTTLVKLILGLLRPQKGVVKVLNREPHLGARSVGYVPQFAAFPREFPISLLEAVEMGQLGLGVHPERVSQLLSRLDLDRIKYQPVASLSGGQLQRLLLARAMVSDPKILVLDEPTASVDPKGEENIFDLLGDFRKQGVTVIIVSHDVGFISEHVSRVACVNRTLVCHNTSELTGEVIRNLYGFQVEAIEHGSHSGHRH, from the coding sequence ATGAATCAGGCTTCACAAGTCATTAGTGTAGAGGACGTTTGGTTTTCTTATCGAAGAAGCGATTGGGTTCTTGAAAATGTTTCTCTTTCAGTGCAAGCCGGTGAATTTATCGGTGTGGTCGGTCCCAGCGGGAGCGGCAAGACTACATTGGTGAAGTTGATATTAGGGTTGTTGAGGCCGCAAAAGGGCGTGGTGAAGGTCTTAAATCGTGAACCCCATCTCGGCGCTAGGAGCGTGGGTTATGTGCCTCAGTTTGCTGCTTTTCCAAGGGAGTTTCCCATTTCGCTGCTTGAAGCCGTGGAAATGGGGCAGCTGGGATTAGGTGTCCATCCCGAGCGTGTTAGTCAGTTGTTATCGCGCCTCGATCTGGATCGAATCAAGTATCAGCCCGTGGCCTCACTTTCAGGAGGGCAGTTACAGCGACTGCTTTTGGCAAGGGCCATGGTTTCCGATCCAAAAATTTTAGTGCTTGATGAACCCACGGCCAGTGTGGATCCAAAGGGCGAAGAAAACATTTTTGATCTGTTGGGTGATTTTCGCAAGCAAGGTGTCACTGTTATTATCGTGTCGCATGATGTGGGATTTATTTCTGAGCATGTAAGCCGAGTGGCCTGTGTGAATAGAACCCTTGTTTGCCACAACACTTCTGAACTCACAGGAGAGGTGATTCGAAACCTCTATGGGTTTCAGGTGGAAGCCATTGAACATGGCTCTCATTCAGGACATAGGCATTAG
- a CDS encoding 2Fe-2S iron-sulfur cluster binding domain-containing protein produces MGVEQYRALFMLVSGASLFFIMLLVLRGMSRRNQGESALELKSEEGWHNKEQLRIVEIVNESETIKSFRLRRMGNKPMPSFLPGQFISFQIGEDEKLIRSYSIASSSESRASLVVAVKALKDGKGSPWFHSLKVGDMVWGYPPRGHFVDPAASSGRRVYVAGGVGITPILSMILTHIDAGLSDELHLFYGVRNQSDLAYHSLLLALSERHLLFSYTPILSHDESWSGARGYIDLQFVKSKVPLSKQEKFFICGPLPLIEGLTKELLDEGYSEEQILFEKFVSPASFDPQSLPTRRALISYQGQSYQYDGRQTLLEFLEEQGQEIPYSCRSGVCGSCKCRVKGQVTAFTDSGLTRKEVEDGYVLTCVSLPEGDLELV; encoded by the coding sequence ATGGGCGTAGAACAATATCGAGCTCTTTTTATGTTGGTGTCAGGTGCATCCTTGTTTTTTATCATGTTGCTGGTTTTACGAGGGATGTCTCGTCGAAATCAGGGTGAGAGTGCTCTTGAATTAAAAAGTGAAGAGGGTTGGCATAACAAAGAACAACTCCGCATTGTGGAAATCGTAAATGAAAGTGAAACCATTAAAAGCTTTCGTCTAAGGCGCATGGGTAATAAGCCCATGCCTTCGTTTTTACCCGGCCAATTCATCAGCTTTCAAATTGGTGAGGATGAAAAATTAATTCGATCCTATTCGATTGCATCATCAAGTGAAAGCCGCGCGTCGCTAGTGGTGGCGGTTAAGGCTTTAAAAGACGGCAAAGGCTCGCCTTGGTTTCATAGTTTGAAAGTGGGTGATATGGTTTGGGGCTATCCTCCCAGGGGCCACTTCGTTGACCCTGCTGCGAGTTCAGGGCGGCGAGTGTATGTGGCGGGTGGCGTGGGCATCACGCCGATTTTGTCGATGATTCTCACTCATATTGATGCGGGTCTAAGCGATGAACTGCACTTGTTTTACGGAGTGAGAAATCAAAGCGACTTGGCCTATCATTCATTGTTGCTCGCTCTGAGTGAGCGCCACTTGTTGTTTTCGTACACACCGATTTTGTCCCATGACGAGTCATGGAGTGGGGCGCGTGGATACATAGATTTGCAGTTCGTAAAAAGTAAGGTGCCTCTGTCAAAGCAAGAGAAGTTTTTTATTTGCGGGCCATTGCCGCTCATTGAGGGTTTGACGAAAGAGTTGTTAGATGAAGGTTATTCAGAGGAACAGATTTTGTTTGAAAAATTTGTATCGCCCGCAAGTTTTGACCCGCAGAGTTTGCCCACTCGCCGCGCTTTAATCTCTTACCAAGGGCAAAGCTATCAGTACGATGGACGACAAACCCTATTGGAATTTTTAGAAGAGCAGGGCCAGGAGATCCCCTATTCTTGTCGTTCGGGCGTTTGTGGGTCTTGTAAATGTAGAGTGAAGGGTCAAGTGACAGCCTTTACAGATTCAGGATTGACTCGAAAAGAAGTGGAAGACGGCTACGTATTGACTTGCGTTTCACTGCCTGAGGGCGACCTTGAGCTGGTCTAA
- a CDS encoding zinc ABC transporter substrate-binding protein codes for MKFLVFCLPVIFCIAPLKAMAESSAPVNMTVSLLPLKSMIQFIAGESGSLSVMVKPGHSPETYEPTPHEMNRLQKTKIFFAAGVPFEKSWLPKLQKLVPNLQVVPLGVQNPDLDPHWWTSPLEMARAGRIVAEVLSSRDPKNASVFEGRAATWSQQMQQLHDKLSQLFSGMGPSNSFVVYHPAWSHFAKAYGLNQVAIESHGKEPGPKDLVSTIEWAKKKKVDTIFIQKQFSKKSASAVADALGAKLVDLDPLAENFAENLWQAGMAIKKGLR; via the coding sequence ATGAAATTTCTAGTTTTTTGTCTCCCCGTTATTTTCTGTATAGCACCTCTCAAGGCCATGGCTGAGTCTTCGGCCCCGGTTAATATGACGGTGAGTCTGTTGCCGTTAAAGTCGATGATTCAGTTTATCGCGGGCGAATCCGGTTCCCTGTCGGTTATGGTAAAGCCGGGACACAGTCCTGAAACCTATGAGCCCACTCCTCACGAGATGAATCGTTTGCAGAAAACTAAGATTTTTTTTGCAGCAGGTGTTCCATTTGAAAAATCATGGCTCCCAAAACTGCAAAAACTAGTGCCCAACTTACAAGTTGTGCCGCTTGGGGTGCAAAACCCTGATTTAGATCCCCATTGGTGGACGTCCCCCTTGGAAATGGCCCGGGCCGGCCGTATCGTTGCCGAGGTTTTGTCGTCTCGAGATCCAAAAAACGCAAGCGTCTTCGAGGGTCGTGCGGCCACATGGAGTCAGCAGATGCAGCAACTGCATGATAAATTGTCTCAGTTGTTTTCGGGAATGGGGCCCAGCAACTCATTTGTGGTGTATCACCCGGCCTGGAGTCATTTTGCAAAAGCCTATGGTTTAAACCAGGTGGCCATAGAGTCTCATGGTAAAGAGCCAGGCCCAAAAGACCTCGTAAGCACCATTGAGTGGGCCAAAAAAAAGAAAGTCGACACAATCTTTATACAAAAACAATTTTCGAAAAAATCGGCTTCGGCGGTGGCCGATGCTCTGGGCGCCAAATTGGTTGACCTTGATCCTCTTGCTGAAAATTTCGCAGAAAATTTATGGCAGGCGGGAATGGCAATTAAAAAAGGTTTACGATGA
- the purT gene encoding formate-dependent phosphoribosylglycinamide formyltransferase, translating to MISHCSRGRRPVTDIKKIMLLGSGELGKEVAIAAQRLGQTVIAVDRYPQAPAMQVADHFEVISMLNGDELARVVEKHRPDIIVPEVEAIRTEKLKDFEDSGLFVVPTAEATNLTMNRDAIREVASRELGLLTARFAYASTEEELLLKAIEVGFPCVIKPVMSSSGKGQTVAHSRDEISHSWSAALSGARGDTVKVIVEEFIPFDLEITLLTIKQKQGPTLFVNPIGHRQERGDYQESWMPADILQDQLDEAQQMAKAVTDRLGGAGVFGVEFFITKDRVYFSELSPRPHDTGMVTMISQNFSEFDLHVRAILGLPIPEIKYFGPAASQVILADKENPIPPKVTGLAEALNEPGVDIRIFGKPNSRPYRRMGVSLALGDNIDSARAKARRSAAKIQLD from the coding sequence ATGATCTCTCATTGCTCGAGAGGGAGGCGACCCGTGACTGACATAAAAAAGATTATGTTACTTGGATCGGGTGAACTAGGAAAAGAAGTGGCCATTGCCGCTCAAAGGCTCGGGCAAACTGTCATTGCTGTTGACCGCTACCCTCAGGCACCGGCCATGCAAGTGGCTGATCATTTTGAAGTGATCAGCATGCTAAATGGCGACGAACTCGCTCGCGTTGTAGAAAAGCATCGACCTGACATCATTGTCCCTGAGGTGGAGGCCATCCGCACAGAGAAATTAAAAGACTTTGAAGACAGCGGCCTATTTGTGGTTCCGACGGCCGAAGCGACCAACCTCACAATGAATCGCGATGCCATTCGCGAAGTGGCTTCTCGAGAACTCGGGTTACTCACAGCGCGCTTTGCCTATGCCTCAACCGAAGAAGAGCTCTTATTAAAAGCCATCGAGGTGGGATTTCCGTGTGTCATTAAACCTGTGATGTCGTCTTCGGGAAAAGGTCAGACCGTAGCCCACTCCCGAGATGAGATCTCCCACAGCTGGAGTGCGGCGCTATCCGGAGCGCGAGGCGATACAGTTAAAGTCATCGTGGAAGAATTTATCCCCTTTGACCTTGAAATCACTCTTTTAACAATCAAACAAAAACAGGGGCCCACTCTTTTTGTAAATCCCATTGGCCACCGACAAGAACGGGGCGACTATCAAGAATCTTGGATGCCCGCTGACATCTTGCAAGATCAATTGGATGAAGCCCAACAAATGGCAAAAGCCGTCACGGATCGACTGGGTGGCGCTGGAGTTTTTGGGGTGGAGTTTTTTATCACTAAAGACAGAGTGTATTTTTCTGAACTCTCCCCAAGACCGCACGACACGGGGATGGTCACTATGATTTCACAAAACTTCTCGGAATTTGATTTGCACGTCAGAGCTATATTGGGACTGCCCATTCCTGAGATTAAATATTTTGGGCCCGCAGCTTCGCAGGTCATTCTGGCAGACAAAGAAAACCCCATCCCGCCCAAAGTGACGGGCCTTGCTGAGGCTTTAAATGAACCCGGGGTGGACATTCGAATATTTGGCAAACCCAACTCACGCCCCTATCGCCGTATGGGCGTGTCGTTAGCTCTGGGCGATAACATTGACTCAGCTCGCGCCAAAGCTCGAAGAAGTGCCGCAAAGATACAGCTTGATTGA
- a CDS encoding DUF493 domain-containing protein translates to MLYDQKTKKFKELLEDEHDFPGPYIFKFIVPASRTNEVEALFPGEKIELRASRKGNYVSATITIHMESSDLVIAIYEQASRIHGLIAL, encoded by the coding sequence ATGCTTTACGACCAGAAAACAAAGAAATTTAAAGAACTTTTAGAGGATGAACACGACTTCCCCGGCCCTTATATTTTCAAATTTATTGTGCCTGCCAGCCGCACAAATGAAGTGGAAGCTCTGTTTCCTGGAGAAAAAATTGAACTTCGGGCGTCTCGTAAGGGTAACTACGTGAGCGCCACCATTACTATTCATATGGAATCAAGCGATTTAGTGATCGCCATCTATGAACAAGCGTCCCGCATTCATGGTCTTATCGCTCTTTGA
- a CDS encoding metal ABC transporter permease, which yields MFFQAITEYEFLQNAIFGLLLASLVCGMIGPFVVVQRIGYVAGSISHTMLGGMGVAYYVGFSPLVGGLISAVLAAIVVGFVGKGSAQGRDVAVGALWAVGMAVGVLFISMSPGYNADLMSYLFGNVLMIPRESLGSMLLLGAFVGVSIGFFYKSFVAVAFDEEFARLRGIPTQFFNYFLLILVALAVVVLVQVVGLILVIALLTLPAAVALLFSQSLRHVMGLSMVFGLLFCMLGLWGSYHFNLPSGASIILVAGSVYLLVWGFRGLLKER from the coding sequence GTGTTTTTTCAGGCCATCACAGAATATGAGTTTTTGCAGAATGCGATTTTTGGTTTGCTGCTAGCCAGTCTAGTGTGTGGGATGATCGGCCCCTTTGTAGTGGTTCAGCGCATTGGATATGTGGCAGGAAGTATTTCGCATACGATGTTAGGTGGTATGGGTGTGGCCTATTATGTGGGATTTTCACCTTTAGTGGGTGGCCTTATCTCTGCCGTGTTGGCTGCCATTGTGGTGGGGTTTGTGGGCAAAGGGTCAGCACAGGGTCGCGATGTGGCTGTGGGTGCCCTTTGGGCCGTGGGTATGGCTGTGGGAGTGTTATTCATCTCCATGTCTCCTGGCTACAATGCAGACCTTATGAGTTATCTTTTTGGGAATGTGTTGATGATCCCCCGAGAGTCTTTGGGGTCGATGTTGCTTTTGGGAGCCTTTGTGGGAGTGTCCATTGGCTTTTTCTACAAGTCTTTTGTGGCTGTGGCCTTTGACGAAGAGTTTGCAAGGCTTCGTGGTATTCCTACCCAGTTTTTTAATTATTTTTTATTGATACTAGTGGCCCTTGCCGTAGTGGTATTGGTGCAGGTGGTGGGTTTGATACTGGTCATAGCCCTGTTGACCTTGCCGGCGGCCGTGGCGTTGTTATTTTCCCAAAGTTTGCGTCACGTGATGGGGCTCTCGATGGTCTTTGGGTTGTTGTTTTGTATGCTGGGGCTTTGGGGGTCGTATCACTTTAATCTGCCATCCGGTGCCAGTATTATTTTGGTGGCGGGCAGTGTTTACTTGTTGGTGTGGGGATTTCGTGGGCTTCTCAAAGAGCGATAA
- a CDS encoding DNA-binding protein produces the protein MHVFESQGRFVVVLEKGEKVAEKLTQAAEEYNWKGGELHAIGALKDVELGYYDAEKKEYIRKTFVDEYELISMHGNVSLKNGDPYVHIHASLGDRDFAVFGGHVFEAVVAVTFEAFVVPFGQMPVREFSPNIGLDLICRLSQ, from the coding sequence ATGCATGTTTTTGAAAGTCAGGGGCGATTTGTTGTTGTGCTCGAAAAAGGAGAGAAGGTGGCCGAGAAGCTGACCCAAGCTGCGGAAGAATATAACTGGAAAGGCGGGGAGCTACATGCCATAGGTGCCCTTAAGGACGTTGAGCTGGGATATTACGATGCCGAGAAAAAAGAATACATTCGTAAGACTTTTGTTGATGAGTATGAGTTGATATCCATGCATGGTAATGTGTCTTTGAAAAATGGCGACCCCTATGTACATATTCATGCTTCGCTGGGCGATCGTGACTTTGCCGTATTTGGTGGCCATGTCTTTGAGGCGGTGGTGGCGGTGACTTTTGAAGCTTTTGTTGTGCCATTTGGTCAGATGCCAGTGCGAGAGTTTTCGCCAAACATTGGGCTTGATCTTATTTGTCGTCTCTCGCAGTAG
- a CDS encoding 4Fe-4S binding protein: MRSTSEKLFILFFLPAVVLFYLIYKYPTWFVAEADVASTFYWFGKSTSFWYNTVYTFIVCFIAGKIVLTGKTPYGKDKRKPLSPYQKKKFTSIFLAQLIFFYLVPFYLPYLMSGKAFFADTYAPLNKNAYVYVYNGFTSMGGFAYIFVVVPLSVWFFGKRYCSWFCACGNLAEAIGVTSWGNKWVTQQTPRGATSRKLEWMQYGFLAFAVVFGLVLLLHGAKVILAPDLVASLRAFQDLAVDLMFGALIGVGAYPFLGTRIWCRYGCPLAGMMRLYGKYSQSKFQVVANDKCKGLNLCTTQCPMGIDVASYAHENKVPKQSSFGLQNSPCIGCGGCIDICPVQALEFKKILNPTNQVSR; encoded by the coding sequence TTGCGATCGACTTCAGAAAAACTGTTTATCCTATTTTTTTTACCAGCTGTGGTGCTTTTTTATTTAATCTATAAGTACCCCACTTGGTTTGTAGCCGAAGCCGACGTGGCGAGCACATTTTATTGGTTCGGCAAGTCCACCAGTTTTTGGTACAACACGGTCTACACATTTATTGTTTGCTTTATTGCCGGCAAAATTGTTCTGACCGGCAAGACTCCCTACGGAAAAGACAAGCGCAAGCCCCTTAGTCCTTACCAGAAAAAAAAGTTCACGAGCATTTTCTTGGCTCAGCTCATATTTTTTTACCTGGTTCCCTTTTACCTTCCCTACTTAATGAGCGGGAAGGCTTTTTTTGCCGACACCTACGCGCCGCTAAATAAAAATGCCTACGTTTATGTTTACAACGGTTTTACGTCCATGGGTGGATTTGCCTATATTTTTGTGGTGGTCCCGTTGTCGGTTTGGTTTTTTGGTAAACGCTATTGCTCCTGGTTTTGCGCCTGTGGAAATTTAGCCGAAGCCATTGGGGTGACCTCATGGGGCAATAAGTGGGTAACACAGCAAACACCAAGAGGGGCCACTTCGAGAAAGCTAGAATGGATGCAGTATGGGTTTCTGGCATTTGCCGTGGTCTTTGGGCTTGTGCTGCTGTTGCATGGTGCAAAAGTGATTTTGGCTCCAGACCTTGTGGCCTCCTTGCGAGCCTTTCAGGACTTGGCGGTGGATTTGATGTTTGGTGCCCTTATCGGCGTGGGAGCTTACCCGTTTTTGGGAACTCGAATATGGTGCCGGTATGGTTGCCCTCTGGCTGGGATGATGCGCCTTTATGGTAAATACTCGCAGTCGAAGTTTCAAGTTGTCGCCAACGACAAGTGTAAGGGTCTTAACTTGTGCACCACACAATGCCCCATGGGTATTGATGTGGCCAGTTATGCTCATGAGAATAAAGTCCCTAAACAATCGAGCTTTGGCCTGCAAAATAGTCCGTGCATTGGCTGTGGTGGATGTATCGATATTTGCCCGGTCCAAGCTTTGGAGTTTAAAAAAATCTTAAATCCAACAAACCAAGTGAGTCGGTGA
- a CDS encoding MFS transporter, whose protein sequence is MKSIPVKNKVTWQALIKRSNLVILGLGFSAGIPLLLIFSSLSLWLREAGVDRGDVTFFSWAALGYSFKFVWAPLVDLLPIPMLTTTLGQRRGWLILSQLAIAASILAMALIDPSASGPYQLINMALAAVALGFSAATQDIVIDALRIEMAPPEEQALLSATYIAGYRIGMITSGAGALFIASALGSTLGAYSYKAWMLTYMAMALTLLVGILSALACREPEVRKKTSTPHATGEYLRFIALFAIVAVIFAFSFFSSGPIINSLIENTLQVYNDPILVGFFFSASKLVGAVAVAALAGHLLSRISLFKTEMFSAAYLEPLKEFFSRYPSRLAVLILLVVGFYRVSDIVLGVISNVFYQDLGFSKDQIAAVVKTFGLIMTIVGGFLGGFLTLRFGVIRILLLGAILSAGTNLLFLALAQMGNDLNMLYVVISADNMSAGLASAAFVAFLSRLTNVSFTAMQYAVFSSLMTLFPKLLGGYSGSIVDTLSYSHFFVITTLLGVPVILLVWSVRNAVDN, encoded by the coding sequence ATGAAAAGCATTCCTGTAAAAAACAAGGTCACCTGGCAGGCACTGATAAAGCGAAGCAACCTCGTTATTCTGGGGCTGGGTTTTTCTGCAGGCATTCCCCTGCTTTTGATTTTTTCATCCCTGTCGCTTTGGTTGCGCGAAGCCGGCGTCGACCGAGGCGATGTGACGTTTTTCAGTTGGGCGGCACTAGGCTATTCCTTTAAATTTGTTTGGGCCCCACTTGTGGATTTGCTGCCGATCCCGATGCTGACCACCACTCTTGGACAAAGACGGGGCTGGCTTATACTTTCACAACTGGCCATCGCGGCCTCTATTTTAGCGATGGCGTTGATTGATCCCAGCGCTTCTGGACCCTATCAACTTATTAATATGGCCCTTGCGGCCGTGGCATTGGGATTTTCCGCAGCCACCCAAGACATAGTAATTGATGCGCTTCGCATTGAAATGGCTCCCCCCGAAGAACAAGCTCTTTTATCAGCCACCTATATTGCGGGCTACAGAATTGGAATGATCACTTCTGGTGCTGGCGCTCTTTTTATAGCCAGCGCTCTGGGGTCGACACTGGGTGCGTACTCTTACAAGGCCTGGATGCTCACTTATATGGCTATGGCATTGACTCTCCTCGTAGGGATCCTATCGGCTCTGGCTTGCCGCGAACCCGAAGTGCGCAAAAAAACCTCCACGCCCCACGCGACCGGCGAGTATTTGCGATTTATCGCCCTGTTCGCAATTGTGGCCGTCATTTTTGCTTTTTCGTTTTTCTCCTCAGGACCAATTATTAACTCGCTTATTGAAAACACTCTCCAAGTGTATAACGATCCCATTCTGGTGGGCTTTTTCTTCAGCGCCTCCAAACTAGTGGGAGCTGTGGCGGTAGCCGCACTCGCCGGCCACCTTCTGAGTCGCATTTCCCTATTTAAAACTGAAATGTTTTCGGCCGCCTACCTTGAACCCTTAAAAGAATTCTTTAGCCGCTATCCTTCTCGACTGGCTGTGTTGATTTTACTGGTCGTGGGTTTTTATCGTGTCTCTGATATTGTCTTGGGCGTGATCTCCAATGTCTTCTATCAAGATCTGGGTTTTAGCAAAGATCAAATCGCTGCCGTAGTTAAGACCTTCGGACTCATAATGACCATTGTCGGTGGTTTTCTAGGAGGCTTTCTCACTCTTCGCTTTGGCGTGATTCGAATTCTCTTACTCGGTGCTATTTTATCGGCTGGGACTAATTTACTATTTCTCGCTCTGGCGCAGATGGGCAACGACTTAAACATGCTCTACGTGGTGATCTCTGCAGACAACATGTCCGCTGGCCTTGCCAGTGCCGCCTTTGTGGCCTTCTTGTCTCGCCTGACCAATGTGTCTTTTACAGCCATGCAATATGCTGTTTTCAGCTCTCTGATGACGTTATTTCCAAAACTTCTTGGTGGATACTCTGGCAGCATCGTAGACACCTTAAGCTACAGTCACTTTTTTGTAATCACCACGCTATTGGGAGTGCCTGTGATACTGTTAGTGTGGTCAGTGCGAAATGCTGTTGATAATTAG
- a CDS encoding chloride channel protein codes for MKSKNIIDIPKITRTAIREIPKTWQSLSSTYIRPTTNKEVFHLNTIAIGVGVFAGYAAIGFRYLIGFFQNTFLHHQMDWHLISPLDHVRGLWLLLILPMGLLVATLLTRFFAPEAKGHGVPEVIEAVMTRSGRMRGRIVAIKALASSITIATGGSVGREGPIVQIGSAMGSAIGQFLKLDPKLLKTLVGCGAAGAVAATFNAPIAGVIFAIEIIVLELKTKSFVPLVISSVFATVVSRFHLGNEPAFFVPQYHLNGPNELIFYLVLGVLAGIVGVVLIKAVYGFEDFFAGLKWPFWIKPLLGGIILAAVALIFPQTLGVGYETVSSVLQQESTFPLMLGLVFLKIFATSLTLASGGSGGVFAPSLFVGAMLGGAFGYFVNSYFPGMTGGYGGYALVGMAALFSATGRATFTAIVILFEMTLDYSIILPLMFVCVAADQVAWAISKDSIYSLKLKRKGIRFVNDISVNVMSITLVRDIMTTELHLAHESMTVLEASNKLIQYGHSIYPVVNADRQLLGVLTSETLQRLASKHPKQKVSEVMQSFRAVVRDDDTVLKAISKIEKTRDPRVLVVEPRTKKLIGIVSPIDFVRLSSAEAE; via the coding sequence ATGAAATCGAAAAATATCATAGACATACCAAAAATCACGAGAACGGCTATTCGCGAGATTCCCAAGACATGGCAAAGCTTGAGTAGTACATACATCAGGCCCACGACCAACAAAGAGGTGTTTCATCTCAATACGATTGCAATTGGAGTCGGTGTATTTGCTGGATATGCGGCTATCGGTTTTAGGTATCTGATTGGTTTCTTTCAGAACACATTTTTACATCACCAGATGGACTGGCATTTGATATCGCCTTTGGACCATGTGCGAGGACTATGGTTGTTGCTGATTCTTCCAATGGGGTTGTTGGTGGCCACGTTATTGACACGGTTTTTTGCTCCAGAAGCAAAAGGTCATGGTGTGCCTGAGGTCATTGAAGCGGTGATGACTCGTAGCGGGCGGATGCGGGGGAGAATTGTAGCGATCAAGGCGCTGGCGTCGAGCATAACCATTGCTACTGGCGGATCTGTGGGGCGTGAAGGTCCCATAGTTCAGATTGGTTCTGCCATGGGTTCGGCGATCGGACAATTTTTAAAGCTGGACCCTAAATTACTTAAAACACTCGTGGGGTGTGGTGCTGCCGGAGCCGTCGCGGCTACATTTAATGCGCCCATTGCGGGGGTGATTTTTGCCATCGAAATTATTGTGTTAGAGTTGAAGACAAAATCTTTTGTGCCTCTGGTGATATCTTCTGTGTTTGCAACCGTAGTGTCGCGGTTTCATTTAGGTAACGAACCTGCGTTTTTTGTTCCGCAATACCACTTAAATGGCCCCAATGAACTCATTTTCTATTTGGTACTGGGTGTTCTGGCTGGCATTGTGGGAGTCGTTCTCATCAAGGCTGTGTATGGCTTTGAAGATTTCTTTGCGGGTTTAAAATGGCCATTTTGGATTAAACCTCTTCTGGGCGGAATTATCTTGGCTGCGGTGGCCCTGATATTTCCACAAACCTTGGGCGTTGGATATGAAACGGTATCTTCGGTCCTTCAGCAAGAGAGCACATTCCCACTCATGTTGGGGCTTGTGTTCTTGAAGATTTTTGCAACCAGCTTAACTTTAGCCAGTGGTGGGTCTGGCGGCGTATTTGCGCCGTCGCTCTTTGTTGGCGCTATGTTGGGCGGGGCCTTTGGATATTTTGTGAATTCGTACTTTCCTGGGATGACTGGGGGTTATGGAGGTTATGCCTTGGTCGGAATGGCGGCACTTTTTTCAGCAACAGGACGGGCCACATTTACCGCCATAGTTATACTTTTTGAGATGACCCTTGATTATTCAATCATTTTGCCATTGATGTTTGTGTGTGTTGCTGCAGATCAGGTGGCTTGGGCGATTTCAAAAGATTCGATTTATTCATTGAAGCTTAAACGCAAGGGAATTCGATTTGTAAATGACATCTCAGTTAACGTCATGTCCATCACCTTGGTGCGCGACATTATGACTACGGAGTTGCATTTGGCCCATGAATCCATGACCGTATTGGAGGCGTCAAATAAACTTATTCAATACGGTCACTCCATTTACCCCGTTGTGAATGCCGACCGGCAACTCCTTGGAGTTTTAACGAGTGAGACGTTGCAGCGTTTAGCTTCAAAGCACCCTAAGCAAAAAGTGAGCGAAGTGATGCAGTCTTTTCGTGCCGTGGTTCGAGACGACGACACCGTGCTAAAGGCCATATCTAAAATTGAAAAAACCCGAGACCCAAGGGTTTTGGTGGTGGAGCCAAGAACAAAAAAACTTATTGGTATTGTAAGCCCCATCGATTTTGTTCGATTGAGCTCGGCCGAGGCTGAATGA